The Cellulophaga sp. L1A9 genome window below encodes:
- a CDS encoding efflux RND transporter periplasmic adaptor subunit — protein sequence MKKTYTIVAFSFALLVASCGSEDKKPVADNSPAIHVEVSQVETNGTSPFLSVSGKIQATNSADLSTRMMGYVNKVHINVGDKVRKGQLLVSINNSDLQAKRAQVNAGITEATAAFNNAQKDYNRFKNLFSENSASQKEMDDMTANYEMAKARLEAANQMKNEVNAQFAYSNITAPFDGTVTSKNVEAGNMANPGAPLISIETPGHFEVMAMVPESEISEIEKGSTVAVLVKSINKTIKGKVTEVSTSAKNTGGQYLVKIALDKTDAHILSGMFTTVQFPVERKAKSAMVLIPTDVIITNGQLSGVYTVSQSNTAMLRWLRLGRTFGNQVEVLSGLNSDEAYIVSADGKLFNGAKIIPSSILPKGKEASMETK from the coding sequence ATGAAAAAAACATATACCATCGTAGCATTTTCTTTCGCATTGTTAGTTGCTAGTTGTGGCAGTGAAGACAAGAAGCCTGTTGCAGATAATTCACCCGCAATTCATGTAGAAGTGAGTCAAGTAGAAACGAATGGCACTAGTCCTTTTTTAAGTGTAAGCGGAAAAATCCAAGCCACTAATAGTGCAGATTTAAGCACTAGAATGATGGGGTACGTAAATAAAGTACACATAAACGTTGGAGATAAAGTACGTAAAGGGCAATTGTTAGTTTCTATTAACAATAGCGATTTACAGGCCAAGAGAGCGCAAGTAAATGCAGGAATTACAGAAGCTACTGCTGCTTTTAATAATGCTCAAAAAGACTACAATCGTTTTAAAAATTTATTTTCAGAAAATAGTGCTTCTCAAAAAGAGATGGACGATATGACGGCAAATTATGAAATGGCAAAGGCACGTTTAGAAGCTGCCAACCAAATGAAAAATGAAGTAAATGCACAATTTGCTTACAGTAATATTACGGCTCCTTTTGATGGAACCGTAACCAGCAAAAATGTGGAAGCAGGAAATATGGCAAATCCTGGCGCACCATTAATAAGCATAGAAACACCAGGTCATTTTGAGGTGATGGCTATGGTTCCTGAATCTGAAATTTCTGAAATTGAAAAAGGAAGCACTGTCGCTGTATTGGTAAAATCTATTAATAAAACCATAAAAGGAAAAGTTACAGAAGTAAGTACATCTGCTAAAAACACAGGCGGACAATACTTAGTAAAAATAGCTTTAGATAAAACAGATGCTCACATTTTATCAGGAATGTTTACAACGGTGCAATTTCCTGTAGAACGAAAAGCAAAATCGGCCATGGTGTTAATCCCTACCGATGTAATTATAACTAACGGACAATTATCTGGGGTGTATACCGTAAGTCAGAGTAACACTGCAATGCTACGATGGTTGCGCTTAGGAAGAACTTTTGGCAATCAAGTAGAGGTATTATCTGGTTTAAATTCAGACGAAGCGTATATCGTTTCTGCTGATGGTAAATTGTTTAATGGAGCCAAAATTATCCCATCCTCCATCCTTCCCAAAGGGAAGGAAGCCAGTATGGAAACTAAGTGA
- a CDS encoding TolC family protein, whose product MKKTTYLPMLILCFGSLFLHAQELVPITKTEVQTKVSDHNTAIKISEEEFTQAQADYRQTNAVFLPNITASHTAMATTNPLMAFGSKLNQEILTANDFSPALLNDPSQIENYATKFEIQQPLINFDGLYQRKAAKSKMDAMSLKTERTQDYLVFEVDKAYMQLQLAYKAVEVLEKALDAANANKKLADDSFKQGYLQRADVLNVEVRVTEIQNQLQTAKSNVQNASNYLSFLMNDKTYVVYIPADELTVSTLTIEDKTISENRSDIKAMQLASNAYEAMNKADKMAFLPRLNAFGSYELYDDQIFQGDANGYLFGAQLSWDIFQGAKRFGKVQKSKSEFEKSKLEYNQYVSQSNLELNKAKRSFLDSKNKLKLSALAMEQSEESLRIRTNRFKEGLEKTSDLLLADTQYAQKQLEYYQTIFEYNYAQAYLQFLTK is encoded by the coding sequence ATGAAAAAAACAACATACTTACCAATGCTCATTTTATGTTTTGGCTCTCTATTTTTGCATGCACAAGAATTAGTGCCAATTACTAAAACTGAAGTCCAGACTAAAGTGTCTGACCATAATACAGCTATTAAAATTTCAGAAGAAGAATTCACTCAAGCTCAAGCAGATTATAGACAAACCAATGCTGTGTTTTTACCCAACATTACAGCAAGTCACACTGCAATGGCAACCACAAATCCTTTAATGGCTTTTGGATCTAAATTAAATCAGGAAATTTTAACAGCAAATGATTTTAGTCCAGCATTATTAAATGATCCTTCCCAAATTGAAAATTACGCTACAAAATTTGAAATTCAGCAACCATTAATAAATTTCGACGGACTTTATCAGCGTAAAGCTGCTAAATCTAAAATGGACGCTATGTCTTTAAAGACAGAACGTACACAAGATTATTTAGTATTTGAAGTCGATAAAGCATACATGCAATTACAATTAGCTTACAAAGCAGTGGAGGTTTTAGAAAAAGCCTTAGACGCTGCAAATGCTAATAAAAAATTAGCAGATGATAGTTTTAAACAAGGGTATTTACAACGTGCAGATGTATTGAATGTTGAAGTACGTGTTACCGAAATTCAAAATCAATTACAAACCGCTAAGAGTAATGTTCAAAATGCATCTAATTATTTATCATTTTTAATGAATGATAAAACCTATGTAGTATACATACCTGCTGATGAATTAACCGTTTCTACGTTGACTATTGAAGATAAGACAATTTCTGAAAACCGTTCAGATATTAAAGCGATGCAATTAGCGTCAAATGCTTATGAAGCCATGAATAAAGCAGATAAAATGGCCTTTCTGCCACGATTAAATGCCTTTGGTAGTTATGAATTGTATGACGATCAAATTTTTCAAGGCGATGCCAATGGATACCTATTTGGTGCACAATTAAGCTGGGATATTTTTCAAGGGGCGAAACGTTTTGGCAAAGTGCAAAAAAGTAAGTCCGAATTCGAAAAATCTAAATTAGAATACAATCAATATGTATCACAAAGTAATTTAGAATTAAATAAAGCAAAACGTTCTTTTTTAGATTCCAAAAATAAATTAAAACTGAGTGCATTAGCCATGGAACAATCAGAAGAATCATTGCGTATTAGAACCAATAGGTTTAAGGAAGGTTTAGAAAAAACATCAGATTTATTACTCGCCGATACCCAATATGCTCAAAAACAATTGGAATATTACCAAACTATTTTTGAATACAATTACGCACAAGCTTATTTACAATTTTTAACGAAATAA